GCGCCGCGCGCGGGCCAAGGCGTCGTGAGTATTGTCAGGCAGACGAGCGTTACGTTTCTAGCTGTGTTACGGAAAAACGAGTAACGGAAAGCGGTCCATGATTCTTTCTGGCCATGAAATTCGCCGGCAGCTAGGGACGAATATCAAGATCGAGCCGTTCGTAGAGAGCCGGCTCAATCCGAACAGCTATAACCTGACACTGCACAACGAGCTGTTGGTGTACGAGGAGCTGACGCTCGACATGCGGCGGGCCAACCGCGTGCGGCGGCTCAGCATTCCGCCCGAGGGGCTGGAACTCGATCCCAATCGGCTGTACCTGGCGCGGACTGTCGAACGGACCGAGACGCACGGCTATGTGCCGATGATCGAGGGACGCTCGTCGATCGGCCGGTTGGGGCTGTTTGTCCACGTGACGGCGGGCTTTGGCGACGTGGGCTTCTGCGGCTTCTGGACGCTCGAGATGTTCGCCGTGCAAAAGGTGCGCGTCTACGCCGGCGTGGCGATCTGTCAGATCTTCTATCACCAGATCGAAGGGGACTACGCCGAATACGTCAGCGATAAGTACCAGAACAACCACGACATCCAGCCGAGCATGTTGTTCAAGGAACTGAATCCGAACCAGCCGGAGGATGCTCAGATGAGATTCGGCTTCGGCATCGAACGCCGGATCGAGTGAGTCTTGCCGTGGCCGTGGGTATCGACCACGGAGAGGATTAACCACGGAGACACAGAGGGCACGGAGGAAGACACGGAGCGATTCGGAGTGATGGATATGGGGCGTGGCGCGCGGGCCTGTGGCCCTGCGGCTAAACGGGGGAAGGACGATTCGGTCCCCTTACTACTCTCTCAATTCTCCACTCCTTCGTCTCCTCTGCCCCCCTTGCTTTACCTCCGTGCAATCCTCCGCGTCTCAGTGCCTCGGTGGCGAATCCGCTGATTACATCACCGCGAAGTAGCTCTCGACGGCGCGGTCGAAATACTCCCCCTTCATCTCCAGGGGGATCCGCATGTACTGGCAGAAGTTGCGGACTTGCATCAGCAAGTCGCGCGGCTGGCAACAGCGATAAGGTCGCTTGATCGGCCGATAGTGCGCGTCGATCAGGTAGTCGAGCGCCGCGGCGTCGAACTCGAAGCCCAGCTTCGGCGCCATGTCCTGGAACAGCAGGCGGAATTCCTCTTCGGTCGGATCGCACACATCGATCTTGTAAGGAATGCGGCGCAAGAACGCGTCGTCCACCAGATCGCGCGGCTGCAGGTTGGTCGAGAAGATGATCAACTGATCGAACGGCACCTGAATCTTCTTGCCGTTCGGCATGTTCAGATAGTCGTATCGCTTTTCCAGCGGCACGATCCAGCGGTTCAGCAACTCGTCGACCGGCATTCGTTGCCGGCCAAAGTCGTCGATCACCAGGGTGCCGCAATTGCTCTTCATCTGCAGCGGCGCTTCGCTGATGCCGGTCGAGGTGTTGAACGTCACTTCCAGCATCTGCATGGTCAGCTCGCCGCCAGCGATGATCGTGGGGCGGCGAATGCGAATCCAGCGCCGATCGATGTGCTGGTTGTCGACCAGTCCCGTGGGCGTGGTGTTGGGCGCCGCCTCGTGGTTGCTGGGGTCAAACAGGCGCATGATCTCGCCGTCGACGATCACCGAACGGGGAATCCAGATAAAATCGCCAAACGCCCGGGTCACGCGCTCGGCGATGCTGCTTTTGCCGTTGCCCGGCGCGCCGAATAGGAACATGCCGCGCCCCGAGTTCACGGCCGGACCGATGCGGCGGTAGATCGCTTCGCTCAGTTGTAAGTCGTGAAAGGCTCGCTTCAGGTCTTCCTGGGTCGGTTTTTGCCGCACCAGCGACTGGGCCGTGACGCTGGCAATGTAATCGCGCAACGACACCGGCGCCGCGCCGAAATAGGTACAATGTTCCGACAGCCGGCGTGCCCGCTCGCGTCCCAAGTCAGTGAGTTGGTAAACGTAGTCGCCGGCCGGCGCGCTGCCGCGATGAACCACCAACTGGTCGGTCTTCATCTGTCGCAACAGTTCGTCGATCAGCAAGAACGGCAACTTGGCCTGATCCGAAGCCTCGCGTCCCGAGGCCGCCCCACAGGACAGCAGGAACTTCATCACCAGCCCTTCGACGAAGCCCTCTTGCAGTTGGGATTCACGAAATGTCTGGGGCTCGATTGGAATAAACTCGACGCCCGAGCCGTCGGCGCCGGCCGGACCACCGTCCTTGTCATTGGGCCCGCGGTGAATCTGGCTTCGTACTCGGTCCAGCAACTCGTCGAGCGAGGCGTCCTTGGCGGCGGCCTGGGCCGGCGGCAAAACCTTTTCGCTCATCCCCGGCAGCGTGCTACCCGGGCTGCGCAGCAGGCTGCGCGTCAGGTCCGAATCGCCGCTGCGAAACGGCATGCCGGGAGAGGAATACGACTGCGACATGAGCACCCTGCCTTCGACGAAACCGGACCCGAAATGATTGGCCCCACCGATTGCTGCGTGGACGGCCGTCCGTGCCACGCTTGTCGCGTCGACAGTTCCGGCAACCACCATGCAAAAAATACGTTACGTCTTACCCGGGTCAAATCAGCCCGGCGGAAAGTGCCGGTTATGGCGGCTGTTCCGGTTATTTCCGATGCGATACAATCGGCTTTTTAACTCACTCGCACCCGGTGCGTCGGCTGCCGTTCGGCACGTGCCGCAGCGTCGGGCTTCTGCCATTTAATACTGAAACCACTGAAGGCCTGAGAATCTGAAGGATTGTGAACATGACTGACGCCAAGAAACCGTATGATCCGTTCGGCGCGCGCGGCACCTTTGACGCGGGCTCGGGCCCGGTCGGCATCTATCGCCTGTCCAAGTTGGAGCAGGCCGGCCTGTGTAAGGTGCAGTCGCTGCCCTACTCGATTCGCATCATGCTCGAAGCCGTGTTGCGGACCTGCGACGGCTATGAAGTGACTGAGGATGACGTGGGGGCCTTGGCCGGCTGGAAGTCGGGGCCGCTGCCCGACGTCGAAGTGCCACTGAAGCCGGCGCGCGTGGTGCTACAGGACTTTACCGGCGTGCCGTGCGTGGTCGATCTGGCGGCGATGCGCGCCGCGATGAAGCGTCTGGGGGGCGATCCCAAGAGGATTAACCCGTTGATCCCAGTCGACCTGGTCATTGACCACTCGGTGCAAGTCGACTCGTTCGGCACCGATCAGGCCTTGCAACAAAACGTCGACTTGGAATACAGCCGGAATATGGAGCGCTACGAGTTCCTGCGCTGGGGCCAGAAGGCGTTTCAGAACTTCCGCGTGGTGCCGCCGAGCGTTGGCATTGTGCATCAGGTGAACCTCGAATATCTGGCCAAGGGTGTCTTCGTCCGCCAGGACGCGGCCGGCCCGGTGGCGCTGCCTGACTCGCTTGTCGGCACCGACAGCCACACCACCATGATCAACGGCCTGGGTGTGCTGGGCTGGGGCGTCGGCGGCATCGAAGCCGAAGCCGTCATGCTCGGCCAGCCGCTGTTCATGCTCATGCCCGAAGTCGTCGGCTTCGAGCTGACTGGCAAGCTGCCCCAAACGGCGACGGCGACCGATCTGGTGCTGACCGTGACGCAGAGCCTGCGCAAGGAAGGCGTGGTCAATAAGTTCGTCGAATTCTTCGGCCCCGGCGTCAGCGGCATGGGACTGGCCGATCGGGCGACCATCAGCAATATGGCCCCCGAATACGGGGCCACGATGGGCTTCTTTCCGGTCGACGCCGAGACGCTGGCCTACATGCGTCGCACGGGGCGCACCGCCGCCGAGGTGCAACTGGTCGAGCGGTACTGCAAGGAGCAGCAACTGTTCCGCACTGACGACGCGCCAACTCCCTCGTTCACCAAGGTGCTCAAGCTCGACCTGGGAACGGTTGAGCCGAGCCTGGCCGGGCCAAAGCGCCCGCAGGATCGCGTACCGCTCAAGAGCATGAAGCAGTCGTTCAACGACGCCTTGCGAGCCCCCGTGGCTCAGCGCGGGTTCGCGCTCGACGATACGGCACTGCGCCGCACCGGCACCGTGGCCAACAACGGTCACTCGGCTCAGATCGGTCACGGCGCGGTCGTCATCGCCGCCATCACCAGTTGCACCAACACCAGCAACCCCAGCGTCATGCTCGGCGCGGGCTTACTGGCCAAGAAGGCCGCCGACCGTGGCCTGAAGGTCAAGCCGTATGTGAAGACGAGTCTCGCGCCAGGCTCGCGCGTGGTGAGCGATTACCTCGACGCCGCTGGGCTGACCAAGGCGCTCGACGCGCTGGGGTTCCAGACGGTCGGCTATGGCTGCACCACGTGCATTGGCAACAGCGGCCCCCTGCCCGACCCGGTGGCCAAGGCGGTGACCGATGGCGACCTGGTCGTTTCGGCGGTGCTCAGCGGCAATCGCAACTTTGAAGGGCGCGTCAACCCGCTGGTCAAAGCCAACTATCTGGCCAGCCCGCCGCTGGTCGTGGCCTATGCGCTGGCCGGCACGACGGACATCGACTTGGCCAACGAACCGCTCGGCACCGACAAGGCCGGCAAGCCAGTCTACTTGAAAGAGATTTGGCCCACGCCTGAGGAAGTGGCCAAGGCGGTTGAGGAGATGGTCCGTCCCGAGATGTTCCAAAATCGCTACAACAACGTCTTCGAGTCGAACGAGCGCTGGAACAAGCTGCCCGTCACCGGTGGCGACTTGTACCAGTGGGACGAGGCGAGCACCTATATTCACGAGCCGCCGTTCATCACGGACGTCAGCCCCGGCGAG
This genomic window from Planctomycetota bacterium contains:
- a CDS encoding dCTP deaminase, yielding MILSGHEIRRQLGTNIKIEPFVESRLNPNSYNLTLHNELLVYEELTLDMRRANRVRRLSIPPEGLELDPNRLYLARTVERTETHGYVPMIEGRSSIGRLGLFVHVTAGFGDVGFCGFWTLEMFAVQKVRVYAGVAICQIFYHQIEGDYAEYVSDKYQNNHDIQPSMLFKELNPNQPEDAQMRFGFGIERRIE
- a CDS encoding AAA family ATPase, which codes for MSQSYSSPGMPFRSGDSDLTRSLLRSPGSTLPGMSEKVLPPAQAAAKDASLDELLDRVRSQIHRGPNDKDGGPAGADGSGVEFIPIEPQTFRESQLQEGFVEGLVMKFLLSCGAASGREASDQAKLPFLLIDELLRQMKTDQLVVHRGSAPAGDYVYQLTDLGRERARRLSEHCTYFGAAPVSLRDYIASVTAQSLVRQKPTQEDLKRAFHDLQLSEAIYRRIGPAVNSGRGMFLFGAPGNGKSSIAERVTRAFGDFIWIPRSVIVDGEIMRLFDPSNHEAAPNTTPTGLVDNQHIDRRWIRIRRPTIIAGGELTMQMLEVTFNTSTGISEAPLQMKSNCGTLVIDDFGRQRMPVDELLNRWIVPLEKRYDYLNMPNGKKIQVPFDQLIIFSTNLQPRDLVDDAFLRRIPYKIDVCDPTEEEFRLLFQDMAPKLGFEFDAAALDYLIDAHYRPIKRPYRCCQPRDLLMQVRNFCQYMRIPLEMKGEYFDRAVESYFAVM
- the acnA gene encoding aconitate hydratase AcnA, translated to MTDAKKPYDPFGARGTFDAGSGPVGIYRLSKLEQAGLCKVQSLPYSIRIMLEAVLRTCDGYEVTEDDVGALAGWKSGPLPDVEVPLKPARVVLQDFTGVPCVVDLAAMRAAMKRLGGDPKRINPLIPVDLVIDHSVQVDSFGTDQALQQNVDLEYSRNMERYEFLRWGQKAFQNFRVVPPSVGIVHQVNLEYLAKGVFVRQDAAGPVALPDSLVGTDSHTTMINGLGVLGWGVGGIEAEAVMLGQPLFMLMPEVVGFELTGKLPQTATATDLVLTVTQSLRKEGVVNKFVEFFGPGVSGMGLADRATISNMAPEYGATMGFFPVDAETLAYMRRTGRTAAEVQLVERYCKEQQLFRTDDAPTPSFTKVLKLDLGTVEPSLAGPKRPQDRVPLKSMKQSFNDALRAPVAQRGFALDDTALRRTGTVANNGHSAQIGHGAVVIAAITSCTNTSNPSVMLGAGLLAKKAADRGLKVKPYVKTSLAPGSRVVSDYLDAAGLTKALDALGFQTVGYGCTTCIGNSGPLPDPVAKAVTDGDLVVSAVLSGNRNFEGRVNPLVKANYLASPPLVVAYALAGTTDIDLANEPLGTDKAGKPVYLKEIWPTPEEVAKAVEEMVRPEMFQNRYNNVFESNERWNKLPVTGGDLYQWDEASTYIHEPPFITDVSPGERKIKPIAGARCLALFGDSITTDHISPAGSISAKSPAGTYLQSRGVTPVDFNSYGARRGDDRVMTRGTFANIRIRNQVAPGTEGGVTRHLPDGQQMSIYDAAMKYQQEGTPLVVLAGAEYGTGSSRDWAAKGTQLLGVKAVIAQSFERIHRSNLVGMGVLPLEFLPGESAYTIGLNGEEVYNIFFDDSLKPKQRIRVYAQKHVVPGAGEVGKDFEVICRIDSQVELDYYRNGGILPTVLLKLFQS